A region from the Dermacentor andersoni chromosome 11, qqDerAnde1_hic_scaffold, whole genome shotgun sequence genome encodes:
- the LOC126539078 gene encoding uncharacterized protein: MVLRFSHQSIGQSPIMGMSHELRGKQQWPHQPWCLLHGSVRCKLQWHRPWRVRCRTAASPATNMEVEDPMVAPADDCRLVLGSSLNAAKAASALTVSVDNPGVHFKRFCRCGLQRPAFPDVEIGDPGFIQDLHTKKRNQKLMVLILTVACIVNLAVTGIGIAYLRLHFAQEDILSIDEVSPDARRDKVEAASLYSHIKAMIKRRVKAPISTKLTSATPGYKPKHRQRTRWTPRFHFPTLPWFKSVTTSMAPKIFKAPSGYSLT; encoded by the exons ATGGTCCTTAGATTTAGCCACCAAAgtattggccaatcccccataatGGGTATGAGCCATGAGTTGAGAGGAAAACAACAATGGCCTCACCAGCCATGGTGTCTGCTTCACGGCAGTGTGCGTTGCAAGCTACAATGGCATAGGCCTTGGAGAGTGCGTTGTCGCACTGCAGCCTCACCGGCCACGAACATGGAAGTTGAAGACCCCATGGTGGCCCCTGCG GATGACTGTCGCCTAGTGCTGGGCTCGTCTCTGAACGCTGCCAAAGCAGCTTCAGCACTGACAGTCAGTGTAGACAATCCAGGGGTACACTTTAAAA GGTTCTGCCGGTGTGGTCTCCAAAGGCCAGCCTTCCCGGATGTGGAAATAGGTGATCCTGGCTTCATCCAGGACCTACACACCAAGAAACGCAACCAGAAGCTGATGGTGCTCATTCTTACAGTGGCCTGCATCGTAAACCTGGCTGTCACAGGCATTGGCATAGCCTACTTGCGGCTGCACTTTGCACAGGAGGACATCCTGTCTATCGATGAAGTGTCACCGGATGCCAGGCGGGACAAAGTGGAAG CTGCCAGTTTGTACAGCCACATCAAAGCCATGATCAAAAGAAGAGTGAAGGCACCCATAAGCACAAAACTAACATCAGCAACACCAGGCTACAAGCCAAAGCACAGGCAAAGAACGCGGTGGACACCCCGCTTTCACTTCCCGACCCTTCCATGGTTCAAAAGTGTCACCACAAGCATGGCGCCCAAGATCTTCAAGGCACCTTCTGGTTACTCTTTGACATGA